The proteins below come from a single Leptospira ellinghausenii genomic window:
- a CDS encoding FHA domain-containing protein, protein MGNNLRKHLFYFGRVVFLFFIVLPLSLFPEGQVSLRSIDLRSYPEVKLRLHVNGNLNTSGYTLQEQLGNTVRLTEDIHLSQLETKNPIYLNISIPSYTNAEDRRWLLQLVQQLVRFSEQSGGHSKLHIQSDQTLHVFERIRSQVLDVSFPFPKENNLQFPIRNWERFVDSIPTNETKEDHILLLVSFANEWPDRFEIPEFARRINGKNLHLIVLSPNSLEANKLVSYTKGNFYPISKSESFEYLFSDLKAMMSPDWVISYLSPWNLSLWKENEVFGTLTSVTNGVRFEYQYQISSFKTLYLKISDPFVFFPVSLFLILLCIASLYYLRGFEPIQNERRNGIEKTAILVPEGENLERKEELAVYDRMYGETLEKAAKDREIALVTKEKEILPGVSYTYAVIQVREGSQIYEPIPLQWDEMTIGNFESNHIVLHDPNVSGIHAKIKNRRGKYILFDCLSHSGVYLNGKKLLRPKVLHNLDEIQLGKSILTFRGRY, encoded by the coding sequence ATGGGAAACAACTTAAGGAAGCATCTGTTTTATTTCGGTAGGGTTGTTTTCCTTTTTTTCATTGTTTTGCCTTTATCCTTATTTCCTGAAGGCCAAGTTTCATTACGTTCCATTGACCTAAGGTCCTATCCAGAAGTAAAACTCCGTTTGCACGTGAACGGAAATTTAAATACCAGTGGTTATACCCTCCAAGAACAATTGGGGAATACGGTACGACTCACTGAAGACATCCACTTATCTCAACTTGAAACTAAAAATCCAATTTATCTGAATATTTCGATTCCTAGTTATACAAATGCGGAAGACAGAAGGTGGTTACTCCAACTTGTGCAACAACTAGTCAGATTTTCGGAACAAAGTGGAGGCCACTCTAAACTCCATATCCAGTCGGACCAAACATTACATGTGTTTGAAAGGATTCGTTCCCAAGTTTTGGATGTTTCGTTTCCCTTCCCAAAGGAAAATAACCTACAGTTTCCGATTCGCAATTGGGAACGATTTGTTGATTCGATTCCAACGAATGAAACCAAAGAGGATCATATCTTATTGCTAGTGAGTTTTGCAAATGAATGGCCTGATCGATTTGAAATTCCAGAGTTTGCTCGGCGTATCAATGGCAAGAACTTACATTTGATTGTGCTTTCACCTAATTCATTGGAAGCCAATAAACTTGTGAGTTATACAAAGGGAAATTTTTATCCAATTTCAAAGTCGGAAAGTTTTGAATATTTATTTTCTGATCTTAAAGCCATGATGAGTCCTGATTGGGTGATTTCTTATCTTTCTCCATGGAATTTATCATTGTGGAAAGAAAATGAAGTATTTGGGACCTTAACCTCTGTTACAAATGGTGTTCGGTTTGAATACCAATATCAAATTTCTTCCTTCAAAACTTTATATCTCAAAATTTCGGATCCTTTTGTTTTTTTCCCAGTCAGTCTCTTTCTTATTTTACTATGTATTGCTTCCCTTTATTATTTAAGAGGATTTGAACCGATTCAGAATGAAAGAAGGAATGGAATTGAGAAAACTGCGATCCTGGTTCCTGAAGGTGAGAATCTGGAACGAAAAGAAGAACTTGCCGTTTATGATCGTATGTATGGAGAAACCTTAGAGAAAGCTGCAAAGGATAGAGAAATTGCTCTTGTGACCAAAGAAAAGGAAATTTTGCCAGGAGTATCCTACACTTATGCTGTCATCCAAGTCAGGGAAGGGAGCCAAATCTATGAACCAATCCCTTTACAATGGGATGAGATGACAATTGGCAATTTTGAATCCAATCATATTGTCTTACATGATCCAAATGTTTCTGGTATCCATGCAAAGATAAAAAACCGACGAGGTAAATATATATTGTTTGATTGTCTTTCCCACTCGGGTGTATACTTAAACGGCAAAAAATTATTACGCCCAAAAGTTTTGCATAATTTGGATGAAATACAATTGGGTAAATCCATCCTTACGTTTCGAGGGAGATACTAA
- the leuC gene encoding 3-isopropylmalate dehydratase large subunit: MKTMFEKIWNDHLVHEEDGTCLIYIDRHLVHEVTSPQAFESLKLTNRKVRRPDATFATMDHNVSTRTRDWKSVDPISVLQMQTLMDNCKENGITLFDINHPDNGIVHVVAPELGLTHPGMTIVCGDSHTATHGAFGALAFGIGTSEVEHVLATQTLVQKKPKTLEIRVDGKLSPLVSAKDIVLAIIGKIGTDGATGYVIEFTGEAIRSLSMEGRMTICNMAIEAGARAGLISPDETTINYIKGRDFAPKGEQFEIAVAKWKAYATDPGAKFDKTVILNANEIAPMVSWGTSPGQVIPVTATVPSPNDFTDPVQRKSAESALAYMDLKPGQKLSDVKVNKVFIGSCTNSRIEDLRVVANTVKGKKVSKDVEAIIVPGSGRVKRQAESEGLDQIFLEAGFQWRNPGCSMCLAMNDDVLSPGDRCASTSNRNFEGRQGKGGRTHLVGPAMAAAVAVEGHFVDIREWK; this comes from the coding sequence ATGAAAACCATGTTTGAGAAGATTTGGAATGACCATTTGGTTCACGAGGAAGATGGGACCTGCCTAATCTATATTGATAGACACCTTGTCCACGAGGTAACAAGCCCACAGGCTTTCGAAAGTTTAAAATTAACCAACCGAAAGGTGAGACGTCCCGATGCAACATTTGCAACGATGGACCACAACGTATCCACAAGGACTAGAGATTGGAAATCAGTGGATCCCATTTCCGTTTTGCAAATGCAAACGCTTATGGATAATTGTAAAGAAAACGGCATTACTTTATTTGATATCAACCATCCTGATAATGGAATCGTTCACGTGGTAGCACCTGAACTTGGTCTTACCCATCCTGGTATGACAATTGTTTGTGGGGATTCTCACACTGCGACACATGGAGCTTTTGGTGCCCTCGCTTTTGGGATAGGTACTTCAGAAGTGGAACATGTGTTAGCAACACAAACCCTTGTCCAAAAAAAACCGAAAACATTAGAAATCAGAGTGGATGGAAAACTTTCTCCACTTGTATCCGCAAAAGATATCGTACTTGCGATCATTGGAAAAATTGGAACAGACGGTGCAACAGGGTATGTGATCGAATTTACTGGAGAGGCCATTCGTTCTCTCAGTATGGAAGGCCGTATGACCATTTGTAATATGGCAATTGAAGCTGGTGCAAGAGCAGGTCTCATCTCACCAGATGAAACAACAATTAACTACATCAAAGGAAGAGACTTTGCTCCGAAAGGAGAACAGTTTGAGATTGCAGTTGCTAAGTGGAAAGCGTATGCGACTGACCCTGGTGCTAAGTTTGATAAAACAGTTATCCTGAATGCAAATGAAATTGCACCGATGGTGTCCTGGGGAACATCTCCTGGCCAAGTGATTCCAGTCACAGCAACAGTACCAAGTCCTAATGATTTTACTGACCCAGTCCAACGTAAATCCGCAGAATCAGCGCTTGCGTATATGGATTTAAAACCGGGCCAAAAACTTTCCGATGTGAAAGTAAATAAAGTATTTATTGGATCTTGTACCAATTCAAGGATTGAAGACCTTCGTGTTGTCGCAAACACAGTCAAAGGTAAAAAAGTGAGTAAAGACGTGGAAGCGATCATCGTTCCAGGTTCTGGCCGAGTGAAACGCCAAGCAGAAAGTGAAGGGCTCGATCAAATTTTCCTCGAAGCTGGTTTCCAATGGCGTAACCCAGGATGTTCGATGTGTCTTGCTATGAATGATGATGTATTGTCACCAGGAGATCGTTGTGCTTCCACTTCCAACAGGAACTTTGAAGGAAGACAAGGAAAAGGCGGAAGGACACATTTAGTGGGACCCGCAATGGCAGCAGCAGTTGCTGTAGAAGGTCATTTTGTAGACATTCGGGAGTGGAAATAA
- the leuD gene encoding 3-isopropylmalate dehydratase small subunit → MKAFTKLKGIAALLDKANVDTDQIIPKQFLRKIERSGFGQHLFHDWRFLDDAGQKPNPDFVLNAPRYQGANILVTRDNFGCGSSREHAPWALEDYGFRAILSPSYADIFYNNCFKNGMLPIVLPEAQIEEIFQTIDKKPGANLEIDLENQVVITEEGKKYPFEVDAFRKHCLLNGLDDIGLTLQKADFIQKFEEKNQKDVPWLYRKSV, encoded by the coding sequence ATGAAAGCATTTACGAAATTAAAAGGCATCGCAGCCTTACTTGACAAAGCAAACGTAGACACAGACCAAATCATCCCCAAACAATTCCTTCGCAAAATCGAAAGGTCTGGGTTTGGACAACATTTGTTTCATGATTGGAGATTTCTGGACGATGCAGGCCAAAAGCCAAATCCTGATTTTGTCCTCAATGCACCTAGATACCAAGGGGCAAACATCCTCGTCACTCGAGACAATTTTGGATGTGGATCTTCTCGTGAACACGCACCTTGGGCATTAGAAGACTACGGGTTTCGTGCTATCCTTTCGCCTTCTTACGCGGATATCTTTTACAATAACTGCTTTAAGAATGGAATGTTACCGATTGTTTTACCAGAAGCGCAAATCGAAGAAATTTTCCAAACAATCGACAAAAAACCTGGTGCCAATTTGGAAATCGATTTAGAAAACCAAGTTGTGATCACAGAAGAAGGGAAAAAATACCCCTTCGAAGTAGATGCCTTCCGAAAACATTGCCTACTCAATGGTTTGGACGACATTGGTCTTACCCTCCAAAAAGCAGATTTTATTCAAAAATTTGAAGAAAAGAACCAAAAAGATGTTCCCTGGTTGTACAGGAAGAGTGTATAA
- a CDS encoding FKBP-type peptidyl-prolyl cis-trans isomerase encodes MKQLFLTLSLLLFVTGLSADELLIQDTKQGLGKEAIRGTTVVVHYTGKLTNGKVFDSSVDRGEPFSFQLGQGQVIQGWERGIVGMKEGGKRKLTIPPKFGYGDRAVGPIPANSTLVFDVELIKVK; translated from the coding sequence ATGAAACAGTTATTTTTAACTCTCAGTTTATTACTATTCGTGACAGGACTTTCTGCAGACGAACTTCTTATCCAGGACACCAAACAAGGATTAGGGAAAGAAGCGATCCGTGGAACGACAGTGGTGGTTCACTATACGGGAAAACTTACCAATGGAAAGGTATTTGATTCTTCTGTCGACAGAGGGGAACCATTTAGTTTTCAGTTGGGACAAGGCCAAGTGATCCAAGGTTGGGAACGGGGTATTGTCGGTATGAAGGAAGGTGGAAAACGTAAACTAACCATTCCACCAAAGTTTGGATACGGTGACAGAGCTGTGGGTCCAATCCCTGCCAACTCTACACTTGTGTTTGATGTTGAGTTAATTAAAGTTAAATAA
- a CDS encoding PLP-dependent cysteine synthase family protein, protein MIDPISKGIDDFGNSLLQALNNVQGIFGKELSVAKPIKDNVLQLIGNTPLIRLNRIGSEYSGVQFYLKAEFLNPTGSAKDRTAIAMVLDAEKRGKLKKGMPIILSGAGSSSVSFTWIGKVKGYPVYCLVPLTTSPERVQLLRSYGAEVTVTNESDPLKLTELAEGKSKKMGGYLPDELENPANPNFHFKTTGPEIWRDLQGKVGAVISAPGSGGAITGIGRYLKSQDRRVKVIIAGKQNSPFMEYGKTDNPKERERIRLPAVYDPKLIDHYFHVTKDEALHLQADLYEKEGIFAGLTTGTVITGALRFSETLSESEKNERNPFNIVILSPDRD, encoded by the coding sequence ATGATAGATCCAATTTCCAAAGGGATTGATGACTTTGGCAACAGTTTGTTGCAAGCGCTTAACAATGTACAAGGTATCTTTGGAAAGGAACTTTCCGTTGCCAAACCGATTAAAGACAATGTCTTACAGTTGATTGGCAACACTCCACTTATCAGATTGAATCGCATTGGTTCCGAGTATTCGGGAGTACAGTTTTATTTAAAGGCCGAGTTTTTAAACCCTACTGGTTCTGCTAAGGATCGAACTGCCATTGCGATGGTCTTAGATGCCGAGAAACGTGGAAAATTAAAGAAAGGAATGCCCATTATCCTTTCCGGTGCTGGTTCTTCCTCCGTTAGTTTCACATGGATTGGAAAGGTGAAAGGTTACCCTGTTTATTGCCTTGTTCCACTCACGACCTCTCCCGAACGTGTCCAACTCCTCAGGAGTTACGGTGCAGAAGTGACTGTGACAAATGAATCCGATCCTTTGAAGTTAACGGAACTCGCGGAAGGAAAGTCAAAAAAAATGGGTGGTTATTTGCCTGATGAGTTGGAAAACCCAGCCAATCCCAATTTTCATTTTAAAACAACAGGTCCAGAAATTTGGCGTGATTTACAAGGGAAGGTAGGTGCTGTGATCTCTGCACCTGGTTCTGGTGGTGCGATTACGGGAATAGGTCGTTACTTGAAGTCACAAGACAGAAGGGTTAAGGTCATCATCGCTGGAAAACAAAACTCACCTTTTATGGAATATGGAAAAACAGACAATCCAAAAGAACGTGAAAGGATCCGTCTTCCTGCAGTTTATGATCCAAAACTCATTGATCATTATTTCCATGTGACAAAAGACGAAGCCTTACACCTGCAAGCTGACTTATATGAAAAAGAAGGGATTTTTGCTGGTCTTACCACTGGTACTGTGATTACAGGTGCCCTTCGTTTTTCTGAAACACTTTCGGAATCAGAAAAAAATGAAAGAAACCCATTTAATATTGTGATTTTATCCCCTGATAGGGATTAG
- a CDS encoding patatin-like phospholipase family protein gives MKDLEGKIHLVSSLPLFRSLSKKEKTWVAESVHIVERERDEILFTAGDSDRSLFLILSGGIKLFLPKKGEGKREEEVQYLKKGEYFGIQALLTGEKHYHTAVTLTESRFLVLSQSEFQKLIQKIPYLSITFSKMLTKSLRGELLGGKEYFRNSVVCLVHSDPIAKDRFSDELVTSIERESGKKAVILHFGQNGNPSAPHAKSYKFKDADRIKETLGKHYASHSFIFLEVFPDTETELKQLLLDEADHIENFVSKDVESNLCDSITKDAKENQILYHETNIRDILDHGKWDIFIRRKARELSGVEMGVALGGGAALGLAQVGIMKVMEEEGIIPDMIAGTSIGAIIGAFWASGLGYKGILPLLGEIDSLFKMFKLVDLSFPGQGLLHGKHVRTLLEKYLGDLYFDDLPIKLRLISCDISTRQEIVLSEGKVLDAVMASISIPGVFVPQPQENGKTYVDGGIVNPLPVSALTQEGIQKIIAINSMPSSKDEMKTNKLLNLNVLDIIVNSLYSLQYRIGKYSAQEADVYLNPILPNSNWFEFWRSKEFIELGETVTKSSLEEIKQLFSEKN, from the coding sequence ATGAAAGATCTTGAAGGCAAAATCCACCTCGTTTCAAGTTTACCCCTATTCCGCAGTCTTTCGAAAAAAGAAAAAACTTGGGTGGCTGAGTCAGTTCACATTGTGGAAAGGGAACGTGACGAAATCCTTTTCACAGCTGGTGATAGTGATCGAAGTTTATTTTTAATTCTTTCTGGTGGTATCAAATTGTTTCTCCCCAAAAAAGGAGAAGGCAAACGGGAAGAAGAAGTTCAATACTTAAAAAAAGGGGAATATTTTGGAATCCAAGCTCTATTAACGGGAGAAAAACACTACCATACGGCTGTTACCCTCACGGAATCCAGATTTTTGGTTTTATCCCAATCAGAATTCCAAAAATTAATTCAAAAAATCCCCTACCTATCCATCACCTTTTCCAAAATGCTGACAAAATCCTTACGCGGAGAACTGTTAGGTGGAAAAGAATACTTTCGCAATTCGGTGGTGTGCCTTGTCCATTCCGATCCAATCGCAAAAGACAGGTTTTCCGATGAACTGGTAACGAGCATTGAAAGGGAATCAGGTAAAAAAGCAGTCATCTTACATTTTGGCCAAAATGGAAATCCGTCTGCTCCTCATGCGAAATCTTACAAATTCAAAGATGCAGACCGCATCAAAGAAACCTTAGGCAAACATTATGCGAGCCATTCCTTTATTTTTTTAGAAGTATTTCCTGACACAGAAACTGAACTCAAACAACTGTTACTAGATGAAGCTGACCATATTGAAAACTTTGTTTCCAAAGATGTAGAATCAAATCTTTGTGATTCGATCACGAAAGATGCAAAAGAAAATCAAATCCTCTACCACGAAACAAATATCAGGGATATCCTAGACCACGGCAAATGGGATATTTTTATTCGTAGGAAAGCAAGAGAACTTTCAGGGGTAGAGATGGGAGTTGCTCTTGGTGGAGGAGCTGCTCTCGGCCTTGCACAAGTTGGGATCATGAAGGTGATGGAAGAAGAAGGTATCATTCCAGACATGATCGCAGGAACAAGTATTGGCGCTATCATCGGTGCATTTTGGGCCAGTGGCCTAGGTTACAAAGGAATCCTTCCCTTACTCGGAGAAATTGATAGCCTGTTTAAAATGTTCAAACTAGTAGACTTATCCTTTCCAGGCCAAGGTTTACTCCATGGAAAACATGTTCGAACACTTCTCGAAAAATACTTAGGTGATTTGTACTTTGATGATTTACCGATCAAGTTAAGGCTCATTAGTTGTGATATCTCAACAAGACAAGAAATTGTATTATCGGAAGGAAAGGTATTGGATGCTGTCATGGCAAGTATCTCCATCCCAGGAGTATTTGTACCCCAACCCCAAGAAAATGGAAAAACCTATGTAGACGGGGGAATTGTGAACCCACTTCCCGTTTCTGCACTGACCCAAGAAGGGATCCAAAAAATCATCGCAATTAACTCCATGCCGAGTTCCAAAGATGAAATGAAAACAAACAAACTCCTCAACTTAAATGTACTCGATATCATTGTGAACAGTTTGTATTCGTTGCAATATCGTATTGGTAAATATAGCGCTCAGGAAGCAGATGTGTATTTAAATCCGATCCTCCCCAATTCAAATTGGTTTGAATTTTGGAGGAGTAAGGAGTTTATTGAACTCGGTGAAACAGTGACGAAAAGTTCACTCGAAGAAATCAAACAACTGTTTAGCGAAAAAAACTAA
- the recN gene encoding DNA repair protein RecN, with protein sequence MITHLKIKDFALFESLELSLSEGLSVFTGESGAGKSLIFDALASLFGGRCSTANIRQGKDRYSLQAVLSLTGQNQTKDYLMEQGFRYTGDEIVITKELMKDGKARVKIGESLASTTHLRELGKTMAEIHCQNEQLFLLEKSNQLEFLDRFGNLESLKFKFKSALQQYRHWKQKLSDFEETRKTMLKRKEILEYEVEEIETIAPKDGEEESLSSEESLLANGEKLAENYRLVLEELSEKENSILKVFPSLIHAIQKVTILIPEKRDMLEEWEEVYDRLKSLKSVIREEEEELFFSPERLDMVQARLQDLKKLKKKYNGSIGEINQLLEEKKSELERWKEQAGDEDFLRIKKDQCLAELKELGFQLSKLRRNAISQFEEEVQREMVDLGLEGGKLQVVLRWEENPEGEVEEGSKSYFLSETGLDQIEFYFSANPGEKPRPLRKVASGGELSRVMLALRSVLGKQAPSPQMLVLDEVDTGLGGEAAEAMATKLKKLARNSQILLITHTQQVAAAGDHQIKIEKRQEGGRTVSEASVLDFEERKRELARMIGGKQVTSAVLKAATDLLMKKAG encoded by the coding sequence ATGATCACACATTTGAAAATTAAGGATTTTGCCCTTTTTGAATCTCTTGAACTTTCCCTTTCGGAGGGTTTGTCTGTCTTCACTGGAGAATCTGGTGCTGGAAAATCTTTAATTTTCGATGCATTGGCTTCGCTATTTGGTGGTAGGTGTTCCACGGCCAATATTCGGCAAGGGAAGGATCGTTATTCCTTACAAGCCGTTTTATCCCTCACCGGTCAAAACCAAACGAAAGATTATTTAATGGAACAGGGGTTTCGTTATACTGGTGATGAAATTGTCATCACTAAGGAACTAATGAAAGATGGAAAGGCAAGAGTAAAAATCGGTGAGAGTCTTGCTTCCACCACTCATTTACGAGAACTCGGCAAAACGATGGCAGAGATCCATTGCCAAAACGAACAACTTTTTCTTTTAGAAAAATCCAACCAATTGGAATTTCTCGACCGATTTGGAAATTTGGAGTCCCTGAAATTTAAGTTCAAATCTGCTTTACAACAATATCGCCATTGGAAACAAAAACTTTCTGATTTTGAAGAAACACGGAAAACAATGTTAAAACGAAAGGAAATTTTAGAATATGAAGTGGAAGAAATTGAGACAATTGCTCCGAAAGACGGAGAAGAAGAAAGCCTAAGTTCCGAAGAAAGTTTACTCGCTAACGGCGAAAAATTAGCAGAAAACTATCGTTTGGTGTTGGAAGAACTTTCGGAAAAGGAAAATTCGATTCTCAAAGTATTCCCAAGTCTCATCCATGCCATTCAAAAAGTAACCATTCTCATCCCTGAAAAAAGAGACATGTTAGAGGAATGGGAAGAGGTGTATGACAGACTTAAGTCACTGAAGTCTGTCATACGTGAAGAAGAGGAAGAATTATTTTTCAGTCCCGAAAGGTTGGATATGGTACAAGCACGGCTCCAAGACCTTAAAAAATTGAAGAAAAAGTACAATGGAAGCATTGGAGAAATCAACCAACTTTTGGAGGAAAAAAAATCAGAACTAGAACGTTGGAAAGAACAAGCAGGTGATGAAGATTTTTTACGAATCAAAAAAGACCAATGTTTGGCGGAACTCAAAGAATTAGGTTTCCAACTTTCTAAGTTAAGAAGGAATGCCATATCACAATTCGAAGAGGAAGTACAAAGGGAAATGGTTGATTTAGGTCTGGAAGGAGGAAAACTCCAAGTGGTCCTTCGATGGGAGGAAAATCCAGAGGGTGAGGTAGAGGAAGGATCTAAGTCCTATTTTCTTTCAGAAACAGGACTTGACCAAATCGAATTCTATTTCAGTGCCAACCCAGGAGAAAAACCTCGACCACTCCGAAAAGTAGCCTCTGGTGGTGAACTTTCTCGGGTGATGCTTGCACTGCGCAGTGTCCTTGGCAAACAAGCACCTTCTCCACAAATGTTGGTTTTGGACGAAGTGGATACAGGACTTGGAGGCGAAGCAGCAGAGGCAATGGCCACAAAGCTTAAAAAACTAGCACGAAATTCACAAATCCTGCTCATCACGCACACCCAACAGGTGGCAGCGGCGGGAGACCACCAAATTAAGATCGAAAAACGGCAAGAAGGTGGTCGAACTGTCTCGGAAGCTTCGGTTTTGGATTTTGAAGAGAGGAAACGGGAACTTGCTCGGATGATTGGGGGAAAACAGGTGACCTCGGCTGTCCTCAAAGCAGCAACTGACCTTTTGATGAAAAAAGCTGGTTAG
- a CDS encoding MotA/TolQ/ExbB proton channel family protein, giving the protein MSFPFAKSDSIISSVPPQTIPILIIFVSIVGFTIIVERLVYYWRLKSIPQDHFRRVRELAREGKWDDAKDVLTQDVQSPAAILLRMAFDLKRRGVSFWEEDIKQEGFRQIYLMERYLTGLGTIATIAPLLGVLGTVIGIVRSFAEGAGTQGAEVGISEALITTAMGLGIAIPAYIFYNVFSRMKEEKITEMENVTDLVLPHLNKR; this is encoded by the coding sequence ATGTCTTTTCCTTTCGCTAAATCAGATTCAATCATTTCATCGGTTCCTCCACAAACCATTCCCATCTTGATCATTTTTGTATCCATCGTTGGTTTTACCATCATCGTGGAACGACTTGTGTATTATTGGAGATTAAAAAGTATCCCACAAGATCACTTTCGTCGGGTAAGAGAACTTGCCAGAGAAGGTAAGTGGGATGATGCTAAAGATGTCCTAACACAAGATGTACAATCTCCCGCTGCAATCTTACTCCGAATGGCCTTTGATTTAAAACGCCGCGGTGTATCGTTTTGGGAAGAGGATATCAAACAAGAGGGATTCCGCCAAATTTATTTGATGGAACGTTATCTCACTGGACTTGGGACCATTGCAACCATTGCACCTTTGTTAGGAGTTCTAGGAACTGTGATTGGTATCGTAAGGTCCTTTGCAGAAGGTGCAGGAACACAAGGTGCAGAAGTGGGAATCTCGGAAGCCCTCATCACGACTGCGATGGGTCTTGGAATTGCCATTCCTGCTTATATTTTTTATAATGTTTTTTCTAGAATGAAGGAAGAAAAAATTACGGAAATGGAAAACGTAACAGATTTAGTTCTTCCTCATTTGAACAAACGATAA
- a CDS encoding ExbD/TolR family protein, with the protein MKFRKTTKSFNNIELAPLIDVISFIVIYFLMNATLEKNTALKVELPRSSSVAKEKQKDELVITVDKQGKIYLDQNSEPVPLESLTEKINGFLGPEKERDPKKNKVIIRGDGGASYQVVVKVIDAVNAAGVSRFNLAMVKGTTK; encoded by the coding sequence ATGAAATTTCGTAAAACGACAAAGTCATTTAATAATATCGAACTTGCACCGCTAATCGATGTAATTTCTTTTATCGTAATATACTTTCTGATGAATGCAACGTTGGAAAAAAATACAGCTTTAAAAGTGGAATTGCCAAGGTCATCCAGTGTTGCAAAAGAAAAACAAAAAGATGAACTAGTCATCACTGTTGATAAACAGGGTAAAATTTATTTGGATCAAAATTCCGAACCAGTTCCTTTAGAAAGTCTGACGGAAAAAATCAATGGGTTTTTGGGACCTGAAAAAGAGAGAGATCCAAAGAAAAACAAAGTGATCATTCGCGGAGATGGTGGTGCTTCCTACCAAGTTGTTGTTAAAGTGATTGATGCAGTGAATGCTGCAGGTGTTAGTCGCTTTAACCTAGCAATGGTAAAAGGCACTACTAAGTAA